From the Streptococcus sp. 29887 genome, one window contains:
- a CDS encoding Rrf2 family transcriptional regulator, whose translation MDTKFSVALHILTMISESKEILSSQALAESVGTNASYIRKVIALLKNAGLITSHQGRSGYQLSKSPKDISLLEIYLATQEVEHIRLFQIHQNANLTCPVGQHIEGAMVPIFSSVEQELEHQLSRQSLDNVIDNLYQSAQETRI comes from the coding sequence ATGGATACAAAGTTTTCAGTAGCCCTTCATATACTGACCATGATCAGTGAGAGTAAGGAAATACTTAGCTCGCAAGCCTTAGCTGAGAGCGTTGGTACCAATGCCAGCTATATCCGCAAGGTGATTGCACTTTTGAAAAATGCAGGCTTAATCACCTCGCACCAAGGGCGATCAGGATACCAATTGAGCAAGTCCCCTAAGGATATTAGCTTATTGGAAATCTACCTTGCGACGCAAGAAGTGGAGCATATTCGCCTATTTCAGATACACCAGAATGCCAATCTTACTTGTCCGGTTGGGCAGCATATAGAAGGTGCAATGGTTCCCATCTTTTCCAGCGTTGAACAAGAACTGGAACATCAACTCAGTCGTCAATCCTTAGATAATGTGATTGATAATCTCTATCAATCCGCACAAGAAACCCGAATCTGA
- a CDS encoding NADP-dependent oxidoreductase — MKAAQHTAYNKNNITLNLTEIAKPQIKSNQVLVKVTAAGVNPLDNMISRGDVKLIVPYKLPQTAGNEVVGLVEEVGSSVTTFAAGDRVFGRLPLDSIGAFAEYVAVDAQALAKVPAYLTDEEAAAVPLTALTIMQALDLMGAEAGKTIFISGGTGGVGGMAIPIAKAKGLTVITNGDGANAERVLALGADQFIDYKTEDYTKTLSNVDYVLDTLGGAETEKQMSIMKKGGQLVSLRAMPNGEFAKRMNLPKWKQILFGLAGRQFDKMAKKYSVHYHFIFVESNGRQLQEVADIFSKLEIKPSIDTVYPFEEVNAALDKVANGRSRGKTVLSFN; from the coding sequence ATGAAAGCAGCACAACACACAGCTTATAACAAAAACAATATCACCCTTAACCTTACAGAAATTGCTAAACCACAAATCAAATCGAACCAAGTCCTTGTCAAAGTCACCGCAGCAGGCGTTAATCCATTGGACAACATGATTTCACGTGGAGATGTGAAATTGATTGTCCCTTACAAATTGCCACAAACAGCTGGAAATGAAGTGGTTGGCTTGGTTGAAGAAGTAGGTTCAAGCGTGACGACATTTGCGGCAGGTGATCGTGTCTTCGGTCGTCTTCCACTTGATAGTATCGGTGCTTTCGCTGAGTATGTAGCGGTTGACGCTCAGGCTCTTGCTAAGGTTCCTGCCTACTTGACAGATGAAGAAGCGGCTGCTGTTCCTTTGACAGCTTTGACCATCATGCAGGCTCTCGACCTCATGGGTGCTGAGGCAGGCAAGACTATCTTCATCTCAGGCGGAACTGGTGGTGTCGGCGGTATGGCTATCCCGATTGCCAAAGCCAAGGGCTTGACCGTTATCACGAATGGCGATGGGGCAAATGCAGAGCGGGTATTGGCATTGGGTGCAGACCAGTTTATCGATTACAAGACAGAAGATTACACCAAAACACTTAGCAATGTTGACTATGTCTTGGACACACTTGGTGGTGCAGAAACGGAAAAACAAATGTCAATCATGAAAAAAGGTGGACAGCTGGTTTCCCTTCGTGCCATGCCAAATGGTGAATTTGCCAAGCGCATGAATTTGCCAAAATGGAAACAAATCTTGTTTGGCCTAGCTGGTCGTCAATTTGACAAAATGGCTAAGAAATACAGTGTTCACTACCATTTCATTTTCGTAGAGAGCAATGGTCGCCAACTGCAAGAAGTAGCAGACATTTTCAGCAAGCTCGAAATTAAACCGTCTATCGATACCGTGTATCCATTTGAAGAAGTCAACGCAGCACTTGATAAGGTTGCCAACGGTCGTTCACGCGGAAAAACCGTCCTCAGTTTCAACTAA
- a CDS encoding alpha/beta fold hydrolase — protein sequence MSYITTKNQYITVSNNKIAYRELSKGKSDIPLVMLVHLAATLDNWDPKLLDLLAEKHHVIVLDLPGVGASQGKVAPNIPGMAEQAVTIIKALGHEKINLLGLSMGGFIAQEIVRLDSQLVNRLILAGTGPRGGFEVDKVTGKTFRYMLKAGLERVDPKRYIFYNHDEAGRLEAEKVLGRMGQRSAAHADKNMNVPGFLTQLKAIKRWGREPQDDMTFITQPTLIVNGDKDMQVPTENSYTMHEKIKNSQLIIYPNAGHGSIFQNAEEFSKTLLAFLEESNA from the coding sequence ATGTCATATATTACAACTAAAAACCAATACATCACCGTTTCAAACAATAAAATCGCCTACCGTGAGCTCAGCAAGGGCAAGTCTGACATCCCTTTGGTCATGCTGGTTCACCTAGCCGCGACCTTGGACAACTGGGATCCAAAATTGCTGGATTTGCTGGCTGAAAAGCACCATGTAATTGTCCTAGACCTTCCTGGCGTGGGAGCTAGTCAGGGCAAGGTGGCTCCGAATATTCCAGGAATGGCTGAGCAGGCTGTTACCATTATCAAGGCTTTGGGTCATGAAAAAATCAATTTGCTGGGTCTGTCTATGGGTGGTTTTATTGCTCAAGAAATCGTTCGTCTGGATAGTCAATTGGTCAACCGCTTGATTTTAGCAGGTACAGGTCCTCGTGGTGGTTTTGAAGTCGATAAGGTGACCGGAAAAACCTTCCGCTATATGCTGAAGGCTGGTTTGGAGCGTGTCGATCCGAAACGCTACATCTTCTACAATCATGATGAAGCAGGTCGTTTGGAGGCAGAAAAAGTCTTGGGTCGTATGGGGCAAAGAAGTGCTGCTCATGCAGATAAGAACATGAATGTTCCAGGATTTTTGACCCAGCTGAAAGCTATCAAACGCTGGGGAAGAGAGCCACAAGACGACATGACCTTTATCACCCAGCCAACTCTGATCGTTAACGGTGATAAGGATATGCAGGTTCCAACAGAAAATTCTTACACCATGCATGAGAAGATCAAAAATAGCCAACTGATCATCTATCCAAATGCAGGACACGGCTCGATCTTCCAAAATGCAGAAGAGTTTTCAAAAACCTTACTAGCCTTTTTGGAGGAAAGCAATGCCTAA
- a CDS encoding SDR family NAD(P)-dependent oxidoreductase — MPKTILITGSTDGIGKHLAMKLASEGHEVILHGRNSEKLRVALSDIQLKTGNKKIHGYLADFSKLADVYRFSQEIKRDFEQIDVLLNNAGAYFGDARVATAENIEMTFMLSVQVPYILTTELLPLLEKAGGRVIHTSSFMHHFAQTKGLDFGLEQSYSAAMAYNNAKLYTIWLAIAQAEALEKQGASVTVNAYHPGLIATNLGNDGIKRNLKSRILTSLMKLFSKDLDQGIETGYYLSLSPEVTGVSGRYFAEKRLAKVSLKGFDLAKSQALLAYLDKKIQAFKESYGD, encoded by the coding sequence ATGCCTAAAACCATTTTAATCACAGGATCGACAGATGGAATCGGCAAACACCTAGCCATGAAACTAGCTAGTGAAGGTCATGAAGTGATCTTGCACGGGCGAAATAGCGAAAAGCTCCGTGTAGCCCTCAGTGATATTCAACTAAAGACAGGAAATAAAAAGATTCACGGCTATCTTGCAGATTTTTCCAAGTTAGCAGATGTCTATCGTTTCAGCCAAGAGATTAAACGAGATTTTGAGCAGATTGATGTCTTGTTAAATAATGCGGGTGCTTACTTTGGTGATGCTCGCGTGGCAACGGCAGAAAATATTGAGATGACCTTTATGCTGTCTGTCCAAGTTCCATATATCTTGACGACGGAATTGCTGCCCTTGCTGGAAAAAGCAGGAGGCAGGGTTATTCACACCTCTTCCTTCATGCACCATTTTGCACAAACCAAAGGCTTGGATTTTGGTTTAGAGCAGAGCTATTCTGCAGCCATGGCTTACAATAATGCCAAGCTTTACACCATTTGGCTGGCAATAGCTCAGGCAGAGGCCTTAGAAAAGCAAGGGGCATCTGTGACCGTCAATGCCTACCATCCTGGCTTGATTGCGACAAATTTGGGCAATGATGGCATCAAACGCAACCTGAAAAGTCGGATTCTTACCAGTCTGATGAAACTATTTTCCAAGGATTTGGACCAGGGGATTGAAACGGGTTACTACTTAAGCTTGTCACCAGAGGTGACTGGAGTATCAGGTCGTTATTTTGCGGAGAAAAGGTTGGCTAAGGTCAGCTTGAAAGGATTTGATTTGGCAAAGAGCCAAGCCTTACTAGCCTATCTTGATAAGAAAATCCAAGCATTTAAGGAGAGCTACGGTGACTAA
- a CDS encoding NADH:flavin oxidoreductase/NADH oxidase family protein: MTKILLENLQLPNGQVLDNRFFKSAMSETLADSQGAPSDDLISLYDFWGKQGMGVLVTGNVMVDGRYLGEPGNVVLDSDAHLAQFRKWAAVGKKNGVPIWLQLNHPGKQMYRSINQTPIAPSAIPISGGSASAFRPPREMTVFDIKEVRDKFIAAGLRAKAAGFTGVQLHAAHGYLINQFLSPADNQRTDRYGGNLDNRMRFLVEVYQGLRDKVGPDFTIALKLNASDFKEEGFGFEDCKHVVKTMSDLGIDLIEISGGNYEAPVFGSDYENGAGFVTYALTLADLTSVPIVSTGGFRKVTQMEEAIKDGVSMIGLARPFVLRASLVNDYRQGGDVQLTTPRLTTGLPKLDKALGPIIGVSYYEAQMKRLAKGKAVTVSQHAWPYLLQTVKAHGLSALKPRRK, encoded by the coding sequence GTGACTAAGATTTTGTTAGAAAACCTCCAACTGCCCAATGGTCAGGTCTTAGATAATCGCTTTTTCAAATCCGCCATGAGCGAAACCCTGGCAGATAGTCAGGGAGCTCCCTCGGATGACTTGATTTCCTTATATGATTTTTGGGGCAAGCAGGGAATGGGCGTCTTAGTGACAGGCAATGTCATGGTGGACGGCCGCTACCTTGGTGAGCCGGGCAATGTGGTCCTTGATTCAGACGCTCATCTGGCTCAATTTCGGAAATGGGCAGCCGTTGGGAAAAAGAACGGTGTGCCTATCTGGCTCCAGCTCAATCACCCTGGCAAACAGATGTATCGGTCGATCAATCAAACTCCGATTGCACCCAGTGCCATTCCGATTTCTGGAGGCTCAGCTTCTGCCTTTCGTCCACCGAGAGAAATGACCGTGTTTGACATCAAAGAAGTTAGAGATAAATTTATTGCAGCAGGCCTTCGGGCAAAAGCAGCAGGATTTACAGGTGTACAGTTACACGCTGCACATGGTTACTTGATCAATCAATTCCTCTCACCAGCAGATAATCAGCGGACGGACCGCTATGGTGGCAATCTGGACAATCGTATGCGCTTTTTGGTGGAAGTCTATCAAGGTCTGCGTGACAAAGTGGGACCAGATTTTACCATCGCCTTGAAATTGAATGCTTCTGATTTTAAGGAAGAGGGCTTTGGTTTTGAAGATTGTAAGCATGTGGTGAAAACCATGTCTGACTTGGGTATCGACCTGATTGAAATTTCAGGTGGCAATTATGAGGCACCTGTCTTTGGCAGTGACTATGAGAATGGTGCTGGATTTGTCACCTACGCCCTTACTCTAGCAGATTTGACTTCTGTTCCTATTGTTTCAACGGGCGGTTTCCGAAAAGTCACGCAGATGGAGGAGGCTATTAAGGATGGTGTGTCCATGATTGGCCTTGCCAGACCCTTTGTCCTTCGTGCAAGTCTAGTCAATGATTACCGTCAAGGCGGTGATGTGCAACTGACAACGCCTCGCCTGACAACAGGTCTTCCAAAACTGGATAAGGCCCTTGGTCCCATTATCGGTGTCAGTTATTACGAGGCCCAGATGAAACGCTTGGCCAAGGGAAAAGCTGTCACCGTCAGTCAACATGCCTGGCCCTATCTTCTCCAAACCGTCAAGGCACACGGCCTGTCAGCCTTGAAACCGAGGAGGAAGTAG
- a CDS encoding NAD(P)-dependent oxidoreductase: MKIAVVAANGKAGSLIVKEAVARGFEVTAIVRGENKTVAQQVLQKDVFDLTADDVIGFDAVVDAVGAWTADTVHMVPDAAKHLAAILKGSQTRLLVVGGAASLYVNPEHTLTVADVTEFPAEVLPVLNAHKEALEALRQVDDVNWTYVSPAGDFQADGERTGRYILGGEELVLNSKGESVISYADYAIGMIDEIASGDHLKARISLVSE, encoded by the coding sequence ATGAAAATAGCAGTAGTAGCAGCGAACGGTAAAGCAGGTAGCTTGATTGTGAAAGAAGCGGTAGCACGTGGTTTTGAAGTAACGGCCATCGTTCGTGGTGAAAATAAGACAGTCGCACAGCAGGTTCTTCAAAAGGATGTTTTTGACCTGACAGCTGATGATGTGATTGGTTTTGATGCGGTAGTGGATGCAGTAGGTGCCTGGACAGCAGACACTGTCCATATGGTTCCTGATGCAGCCAAACATTTGGCGGCTATCCTAAAAGGTTCGCAAACACGTTTACTTGTGGTTGGTGGAGCGGCAAGCCTCTATGTTAATCCAGAACATACCTTGACTGTGGCAGATGTGACAGAGTTTCCAGCGGAAGTATTGCCTGTGCTAAATGCTCACAAGGAAGCACTTGAGGCCCTTCGTCAAGTAGATGATGTCAACTGGACCTATGTAAGCCCGGCAGGTGATTTCCAAGCAGACGGTGAACGGACAGGACGCTATATTCTTGGCGGCGAAGAGTTGGTCTTGAATAGCAAGGGAGAAAGCGTTATTTCCTATGCAGATTATGCCATTGGTATGATTGACGAGATTGCATCAGGTGATCATCTCAAAGCACGTATTAGCCTTGTCAGCGAGTAA
- a CDS encoding Rrf2 family transcriptional regulator: MQISNKFTIAIHALAFIHLFQDQQRVTSKVLATSIQANPVIIRSVLSGLKDAGIVDAKQGSGGFRLAKPLDDISLYDIFVTVDNIDKKGLFNFHENPHPDCIVGGNIHAAVDDKLVQVQTAMEKELKTMYMSDVLVDLEKAIEEKVKRN, from the coding sequence ATGCAGATTTCAAATAAATTTACCATTGCCATTCATGCCTTGGCCTTTATCCATCTCTTTCAAGACCAGCAACGTGTTACCAGCAAGGTTTTGGCAACTAGCATTCAAGCCAATCCCGTTATCATTCGCTCGGTTCTATCTGGTTTGAAGGATGCGGGAATTGTAGATGCCAAGCAGGGCAGCGGCGGTTTTCGTTTAGCAAAGCCACTTGATGACATTAGCCTTTATGACATCTTTGTTACGGTTGACAATATCGATAAGAAAGGCTTGTTTAATTTTCATGAAAATCCCCATCCTGACTGTATCGTGGGGGGAAATATCCATGCCGCTGTGGACGACAAACTCGTCCAAGTCCAGACAGCTATGGAGAAAGAATTGAAAACTATGTATATGTCTGATGTTCTGGTTGACCTAGAAAAAGCCATTGAAGAAAAAGTGAAAAGGAATTAA
- a CDS encoding TetR/AcrR family transcriptional regulator translates to MERVKRKESLFVESVVEALWELLEDKSFEKISVSELVERAGIGRVTFYRNFSNKEEVLERSFTMELQAWLTERQIDLSDWSDAHLLLALRQFFDFWHEQQDKIRLLTANHLDYLLEEVLDSYFKERLGDLTDDFHLQFIVGGFFRVLKTWVARGCKESPDDIMRLMGEQ, encoded by the coding sequence ATGGAAAGAGTGAAGCGGAAAGAGTCGTTATTTGTGGAGAGTGTCGTGGAGGCTTTGTGGGAGTTGCTGGAAGACAAATCCTTTGAAAAGATTAGTGTGTCAGAGTTGGTGGAGCGAGCTGGCATCGGTCGGGTGACCTTTTACCGAAACTTTTCCAATAAGGAAGAGGTGCTCGAACGGTCTTTCACCATGGAGTTACAAGCCTGGTTGACCGAACGACAGATTGACTTGTCGGATTGGTCAGATGCTCATCTCTTACTGGCTTTACGGCAATTTTTTGACTTTTGGCATGAGCAACAGGATAAGATTCGCTTATTAACTGCCAACCATTTGGACTACTTGCTCGAGGAGGTCTTGGACAGCTATTTCAAAGAAAGACTGGGGGACTTGACCGATGATTTTCACCTGCAATTTATCGTGGGGGGATTTTTCCGAGTGCTTAAAACCTGGGTTGCTAGAGGCTGTAAGGAAAGCCCTGATGACATCATGCGGTTGATGGGAGAGCAATAG
- a CDS encoding pectinacetylesterase family protein — MKKVWKIVAAVTVVLALLGFIAYKMTFGWSAPELVAQTPQVNEWYRLSPEGVVDSQGNQAHGLLRIGKEKNKVMVYFFGGGVSINEETASGGTRYFATTIGHQDYVATWGIGSSQEDNPFKDWTMIVLPYGTGDFHAGTQSFSYVDDNGKEQVVHHQGYSNLMSILAVAKSHIGNPDTLLVTGFSAGGFATSLLADDVISHFPTAKNVTVAVDSSFLRHDNWKSIAENVWKTPTSISDRLHSDNLVLDSLVALHEKRGDKVKILFDISYRDGILQQYQAYIDQGKLADATKASSDDFQIKLKQMVQELQTQIEGVGIFIWNYGQDEKTTATQHTTINFSTFFTPMFQDKSVADWLHDAVNGQVSSYGLELLD, encoded by the coding sequence ATGAAAAAAGTTTGGAAAATAGTAGCGGCTGTAACAGTTGTTCTAGCCTTGCTTGGTTTTATTGCCTATAAAATGACCTTTGGCTGGTCAGCTCCTGAGCTTGTTGCTCAGACCCCACAAGTGAATGAATGGTACCGCCTCAGTCCCGAAGGGGTTGTAGATTCTCAAGGCAACCAGGCGCACGGCCTGCTTCGTATTGGTAAAGAGAAGAATAAGGTGATGGTCTATTTCTTTGGTGGTGGAGTTAGTATTAATGAAGAGACTGCTAGTGGTGGCACACGCTATTTTGCGACCACAATTGGCCATCAAGATTATGTCGCAACTTGGGGAATCGGTAGTTCGCAGGAAGATAATCCATTTAAGGACTGGACTATGATTGTGCTTCCGTATGGGACAGGAGATTTTCATGCAGGGACCCAAAGCTTTTCATATGTAGACGATAACGGAAAAGAGCAAGTAGTCCATCACCAAGGTTATTCCAATCTGATGAGTATTTTAGCGGTTGCTAAGTCTCACATAGGTAATCCCGATACGCTTCTGGTGACTGGATTTTCAGCTGGCGGATTTGCGACCTCACTGCTAGCGGATGATGTCATTTCTCATTTTCCAACAGCGAAAAATGTCACAGTTGCAGTGGATAGTTCCTTTTTGAGACATGATAATTGGAAAAGCATAGCAGAAAATGTCTGGAAGACCCCGACTTCTATTAGTGATCGTCTGCATTCAGACAATCTTGTTTTGGATAGCTTAGTAGCCCTCCATGAGAAGCGAGGGGATAAGGTTAAGATATTGTTTGATATTTCCTATCGAGATGGAATTCTTCAGCAATATCAGGCCTATATTGACCAAGGGAAACTAGCAGATGCAACAAAAGCGAGCAGTGATGACTTTCAAATCAAGCTCAAACAGATGGTACAAGAGCTTCAAACTCAGATTGAGGGAGTGGGTATTTTTATCTGGAACTATGGTCAAGATGAAAAAACCACAGCTACTCAGCACACCACCATTAACTTCTCAACATTCTTTACCCCTATGTTTCAGGACAAGAGTGTGGCTGATTGGCTACATGATGCTGTCAATGGACAGGTAAGCAGTTATGGATTAGAACTATTAGATTAG
- a CDS encoding alpha/beta hydrolase, translated as MKKFKKIILWPLGIVASLGIIAYVSVTNHPQLMVGVIQSFMYQESSPNSYSPLYDPIDGLKENGQYLKSEIAYSKDYPNSFLDIIYPDQNFEADRPTLFYFHGGGFFGGSKNMGDPLAASQATYLIDDIVSKGYNVVNVDYAIVPDHHFPTPVIQMNQALAYIKEHAEEYHLNMDNVVLMGSSAGAIMVAQYGSLLANNDYAQLLNIEPSIAKEHVKALVIDDAPLDYAKFSLATKMLVGNYVSETIYLSEEEINAYNPISHVNKDYPASFLLGSEYRTDMVSLNKALQQAGVENELVDPLAEEGLEKPHGFVANLRNDPVSAKAFERMMTFIDERTKE; from the coding sequence ATGAAAAAATTTAAAAAAATTATCTTATGGCCCCTTGGGATTGTAGCTAGTCTCGGTATCATTGCCTATGTGTCCGTTACCAATCATCCGCAGTTGATGGTCGGTGTCATTCAATCGTTTATGTACCAGGAGAGTTCACCCAACTCTTACAGTCCTCTTTACGATCCCATTGATGGTCTGAAAGAGAATGGTCAGTATCTGAAAAGTGAGATTGCCTATAGCAAGGACTACCCTAACAGCTTTTTAGATATTATCTATCCAGACCAAAATTTTGAAGCTGACCGTCCAACCCTCTTCTATTTCCACGGTGGTGGATTCTTTGGAGGGAGTAAAAATATGGGGGACCCTCTGGCTGCCAGCCAAGCCACCTATCTCATTGACGATATTGTGTCAAAAGGATATAATGTGGTCAATGTTGACTATGCTATTGTACCAGACCACCATTTCCCAACACCTGTGATTCAGATGAATCAGGCCCTTGCCTACATAAAGGAACACGCTGAAGAATACCATTTGAACATGGACAATGTTGTCTTGATGGGTTCATCCGCAGGTGCCATCATGGTAGCACAATACGGTAGCCTCTTAGCCAACAATGATTACGCTCAGCTATTGAACATTGAACCAAGTATTGCAAAAGAACATGTCAAGGCTCTGGTCATCGATGATGCTCCCTTAGATTATGCCAAATTTAGCCTAGCAACCAAGATGTTGGTTGGAAATTATGTTTCAGAAACCATTTATCTAAGTGAGGAAGAAATCAATGCCTATAACCCGATTTCCCATGTGAACAAGGACTACCCAGCTAGTTTCCTGCTGGGAAGCGAGTATCGGACAGATATGGTGTCGCTCAATAAGGCCTTGCAGCAAGCGGGAGTTGAAAATGAATTGGTCGATCCTTTAGCGGAAGAAGGGCTTGAAAAGCCACATGGTTTTGTGGCGAATTTACGAAATGACCCGGTATCTGCTAAAGCATTTGAGCGGATGATGA